In Apis cerana isolate GH-2021 linkage group LG6, AcerK_1.0, whole genome shotgun sequence, the following are encoded in one genomic region:
- the LOC107993621 gene encoding maltase 1: MIARRIIQIMKSFVVVVLLLAVGLGAGQNNKGWWKNAVFYQIYPRSFMDSNNDGIGDLQGIKDKLSHFTESGITAIWLSPIYRSPMVDFGYDISDFKDIDPIFGTTEDLQDLTAEAKKRNLKVILDLVPNHTSDEHNWFQLSVNKTGKYKDYYVWVDPKNGTDPIEKRYPNNWLSVFNGTGWTFNEIRQQFYFHQFYKKQPDLNYRNPEVRKEMKSVMEFWLNNGIDGFRIDAIPHIYEVENISLNEPPIGQNLNLSLHASLNHIYTKDQPETYDLVREWRNFVDEYAKNNNRDEIVLLTEAYTSLNNTLRYYKYGANVPFNFKFITDANSSSTPEQFKTIIDNWVQGTPQNDVPNWVMGNHDRVRVSTRYPGRADHMIMLEMILPGVAVTYYGEEIGMEDNTTIYKYDVRDGCRTPFQWDNSINAGFSKVNESTLEKEWLPVHSSYKNGLNLEQEKKDNISHYHLYTNLTALRKRDVLKEGKLVTEILNKNVLAIVRQNEKEAVSLLINFSKNNTVVNISKLVDKGNNKIYTSSINSKLTANELVNPMAINIPGDSSVIITSGATIVNYSIMTFLFVVFISFFQR, from the exons GTATTAAGGATAAGCTTTCACACTTCACGGAATCTGGAATAACAGCGATATGGTTATCACCAATTTATCGAAGTCCTATGGTAGATTTTGGATACGACATATCTGACTTTAAAGATATAGATCCAATATTTGGCACTACAGAAGATCTTCAAGATCTCACTGCAGAAGCGAAGAAACGGAATTTAAAG GTTATTCTAGATCTCGTTCCTAATCATACTTCTGATGAGCATAATTGGTTCCAACTGAGTGTGAATAAGActggaaaatataaagattattacgTATGGGTTGATCCGAAAAATGGAACAGATCCAATTGAAAAAAGGTATCCTAATAATTGGCTTAGTGTATTCAATGGTACAGGATGGACATTCAACGAAATTAggcaacaattttatttccatcaattttataaaaaacaaccAGACTTGAACTACAGAAACCCGGAAGTGAGAAAAGAGATGAAg aGTGTAATGGAATTTTGGTTGAATAATGGAATTGATGGATTCCGCATAGATGCTATACCACATATATACGAAGTCGAAAACATATCATTAAATGAACCACCTATCGGTCAAAATCTTAACTTAAGTCTCCACGCTTCTTTAAATCACATTTATACGAAAGATCAACCCGAGACTTACGACTTGGTACGAGAATGGCGAAATTTCGTGGACGAGTATGCGAAAAACAACAACCGGGATGAAAta GTACTTTTGACAGAGGCGTATACCTCTTTAAACAACACTCTCAGATATTACAAATATGGTGCAAACGTTcccttcaattttaaatttataacagatGCAAATTCATCTTCTACACCAgaacaatttaaaacaattatagacAATTGGGTACAAGGAACGCCCCAAAATGATGTTCCAAATTGGGTG ATGGGAAACCACGATCGAGTTCGTGTCAGTACACGTTATCCTGGTAGGGCGGATCACATGATAATGTTGGAGATGATTTTGCCTGGAGTCGCGGTCACATATTATGGAGAAGAAATCGGTATGGAGGATAACACTACGATATACAAATATGATGTTCGTGATGGCTGTCGTACACCATTCCAATGGGATAATTCCATTAATGCAG GCTTTAGTAAAGTCAATGAAAGTACACTTGAAAAGGAATGGCTGCCTGTTCATTCATCGTACAAAAATGGACTAAATTTGGAgcaagagaaaaaagataatatttctcattatCATCTTTATACCAACTTGACCGCTTTAAGAAAGAGAGATGTATTGAAAGAAGGAAAGCTTGTtacagaaattttaaacaaaaatgttcTGGCTATTGTGCgacaaaacgaaaaagaagcgGTATCTCTTTTGATCAActtctctaaaaataatactgtTGTGAATATATCAAAGTTGGTGgataaaggaaataataaaatttacacaaGTAGCATAAACTCCAAGTTGACAGCAAA tgAACTCGTAAATCCGATGGCTATCAATATTCCTGGAGATTCATCTGTAATTATAACATCCGGCGCTACTATAGTCAATTATTCAATCATGACTTTCCTATTCGTAGTGTTCATATCTTTTTTCCAAcgataa